One Terriglobia bacterium genomic region harbors:
- the recJ gene encoding single-stranded-DNA-specific exonuclease RecJ, with the protein MKWSLATADPSKTATLKGELGCSELMARLLINRGLANPEHAYKFLHPSLSDLHDPALMCGLPRAVERILEAVEKHEKILIYGDYDVDGMTAVVILRKAIQMLGGEVRYHIPRRLIDGYGMKEDVIERAAAEGFRLVISVDTGIRSFEVVRAASALGLDTIITDHHLPEEDEAGQTEIPQALAVLNPKRSDCGYPNENLCGCGVAFKVVQALLQKTNRLSLLPSFLKIVAIGTVADVVPLVGENRVIVKFGLERLAQPANVGLKALLEISGLKDKKILSSDIGFRIAPRINAVGRMGGANEVVELFSTDDESVTRSLAEKMNQMNSERQQIEQHILQSIDEQLTRDPALTEDLVMVLAGEGWHRGVIGIAASKVLEKYHRPTLILACEDGVAQGSGRSIKAFHLLRALDQVQDLFTRYGGHSHAVGFSLPVERIAELRQRLNAYARAVLTPEDLIPSLEIDAEVRLSDLDDQLYAEMVSLEPYGEGNPVPTFVARDLRMVYEPRILKEKHLKLRVEQDGVSLDALGWGMGARLNGGAGRGREISMAFQLNQNTFQAVTSLQLTIKDFE; encoded by the coding sequence ATGAAATGGTCACTCGCTACCGCCGATCCTTCGAAAACGGCCACGCTCAAGGGAGAACTGGGTTGTTCCGAGCTGATGGCACGCCTGCTGATCAACCGCGGGCTCGCCAACCCGGAGCACGCCTACAAGTTCTTGCACCCCTCGCTCTCTGACCTGCATGATCCCGCGTTGATGTGCGGTCTTCCGCGGGCAGTCGAGCGTATTCTGGAAGCAGTCGAAAAGCACGAAAAAATCCTGATCTATGGGGACTATGACGTCGACGGGATGACGGCCGTGGTCATCCTTCGAAAAGCGATCCAGATGCTGGGGGGTGAGGTGCGTTACCACATCCCGCGCCGGCTGATCGACGGGTACGGGATGAAAGAGGACGTTATCGAGCGTGCCGCCGCCGAGGGCTTTCGACTCGTCATCAGCGTGGACACCGGTATCCGGTCGTTTGAAGTCGTGCGGGCGGCGTCTGCCCTGGGCCTCGATACGATCATCACCGACCATCATCTTCCGGAAGAAGACGAAGCAGGCCAGACCGAAATTCCCCAGGCGCTGGCCGTCCTCAATCCCAAGCGCAGCGACTGCGGGTATCCCAATGAGAACCTGTGCGGCTGCGGGGTCGCCTTCAAGGTCGTCCAAGCCCTGCTCCAGAAGACCAACCGGCTGTCGCTCCTCCCTTCATTTCTGAAGATAGTCGCCATCGGAACGGTTGCCGACGTCGTGCCGCTGGTCGGGGAGAATCGGGTCATCGTCAAGTTTGGCCTGGAGCGGTTGGCCCAGCCCGCCAATGTGGGATTGAAGGCGCTTTTGGAAATCTCGGGGTTGAAGGATAAAAAGATTCTTTCGAGTGACATCGGCTTCCGGATCGCTCCGCGTATCAATGCTGTGGGGCGGATGGGCGGGGCAAACGAGGTGGTCGAACTGTTCTCAACCGATGATGAATCGGTGACCCGGTCGCTCGCCGAGAAAATGAATCAGATGAACTCCGAGCGGCAGCAGATCGAGCAGCACATCCTTCAGTCCATCGATGAGCAACTCACCCGGGATCCCGCCTTGACAGAGGACCTGGTCATGGTTCTCGCGGGCGAGGGGTGGCACCGTGGGGTCATCGGGATCGCCGCTTCGAAAGTCCTGGAGAAATACCACCGTCCGACCCTCATCCTGGCCTGTGAAGATGGAGTGGCCCAGGGGTCCGGACGGTCGATCAAGGCATTTCATCTGCTTCGGGCCCTGGACCAGGTGCAGGATCTATTCACGCGCTATGGCGGACATTCTCATGCCGTCGGCTTCTCTCTGCCGGTGGAGCGGATTGCGGAACTGCGCCAACGGTTGAATGCCTATGCGCGCGCGGTCCTTACGCCGGAGGATCTGATCCCGAGTCTGGAGATTGACGCTGAAGTTCGCCTCTCCGATCTAGATGACCAGCTGTATGCGGAGATGGTCTCGCTTGAACCGTATGGGGAGGGGAACCCGGTTCCCACGTTTGTCGCGCGCGATTTGAGAATGGTGTATGAGCCACGCATCCTCAAGGAAAAGCATCTAAAATTGCGTGTGGAACAGGATGGGGTTTCTCTGGATGCTTTGGGATGGGGAATGGGGGCACGGCTCAATGGGGGTGCTGGAAGAGGGCGCGAAATTTCCATGGCGTTTCAACTCAATCAAAATACGTTTCAGGCCGTGACCTCCTTGCAATTGACGATTAAGGATTTCGAGTAG